One window of Corallococcus caeni genomic DNA carries:
- the glsA gene encoding glutaminase A translates to MDTTAEPPFISTGQLPSAEQVQAWVDEAYQRHQGNTEGQCSQVYPALARVDPRLFGACVVGINGGSHGAGDVDHPFSIMSVSKPFVFALVCQALGPEVARRKLGVNGTGLPFNSAMAIDQSPDGRTNPMVNSGALATTSLVPGSSPEARWRFIHEGLSRFAGHRLALDEEVYASARETHHRNQGLAFLLHGLGRLEADPVLTTELYTRQCSLAVTARELAVMGATLADGGVNPLTGARVVDEEVCHHTLAVMATAGMYETSGDWLYDVGAPGKSGIGGGIVAVAPGKGALGTFAPLLDPAGNSIKGQLVARFLAPRLGLSLFMSRPNP, encoded by the coding sequence CCAGGCGTGGGTGGACGAGGCCTACCAACGCCACCAGGGGAACACGGAGGGGCAGTGCTCCCAGGTCTACCCTGCCCTGGCGAGGGTGGATCCCCGGCTCTTCGGCGCGTGCGTGGTGGGCATCAACGGCGGCAGCCATGGGGCCGGGGACGTGGACCATCCCTTCTCCATCATGAGCGTCTCCAAGCCGTTCGTCTTCGCCCTCGTCTGTCAGGCCCTGGGGCCGGAAGTGGCCCGGCGCAAGCTGGGGGTCAATGGCACGGGCCTGCCGTTCAATTCGGCCATGGCCATCGACCAGAGCCCGGATGGACGGACGAACCCGATGGTGAACTCAGGGGCGCTGGCGACCACGAGCCTTGTTCCAGGCAGCAGCCCCGAGGCCCGGTGGCGGTTCATCCATGAGGGGCTGTCGCGCTTCGCCGGACACCGGCTCGCGCTCGACGAAGAGGTGTATGCCTCCGCGAGAGAGACCCACCACCGCAACCAGGGGCTCGCCTTCCTGTTGCACGGCCTGGGCCGTCTGGAAGCGGATCCGGTCCTGACGACGGAGCTCTACACCCGCCAGTGTTCATTGGCGGTGACCGCCAGGGAGCTCGCCGTGATGGGGGCGACGCTGGCGGACGGAGGCGTCAACCCGCTCACGGGGGCGCGCGTCGTCGACGAGGAGGTCTGTCATCACACGCTCGCGGTGATGGCCACGGCGGGGATGTATGAGACCTCCGGGGACTGGCTCTACGACGTGGGGGCCCCGGGAAAGAGTGGCATTGGCGGCGGCATCGTCGCCGTCGCGCCGGGAAAGGGCGCGTTGGGCACCTTCGCCCCGCTGCTCGACCCGGCGGGGAACAGCATCAAGGGGCAGCTCGTCGCGCGGTTCCTGGCCCCACGGCTCGGCTTGAGCCTGTTCATGTCCCGCCCCAACCCCTGA
- a CDS encoding lipoxygenase family protein, protein MLLGGTIQSSRAVTVASLLDDPDYDFTQGMLPRALEQRGVMDPDLDYPYREDARLVWGAIEQWVRAYVGVHDPDNAAVAGDAALQAWAAELVAQDGGR, encoded by the coding sequence ATGCTGCTGGGCGGCACCATCCAATCCAGCCGCGCCGTCACCGTGGCCTCGCTGCTGGACGACCCGGACTACGACTTCACCCAGGGCATGCTGCCGCGTGCGCTGGAGCAGCGCGGGGTGATGGATCCGGACCTGGACTACCCCTACCGCGAGGACGCGCGGCTCGTCTGGGGCGCCATCGAGCAGTGGGTGCGCGCCTACGTGGGCGTCCACGACCCGGACAACGCCGCCGTGGCCGGGGACGCCGCGCTCCAGGCATGGGCCGCCGAGCTGGTGGCCCAGGACGGAGGCCGGTGA